The following coding sequences are from one Salinicoccus sp. Bachu38 window:
- the gmk gene encoding guanylate kinase: protein MTSDKGLLIVLSGPSGVGKGTVRKAIFEHPETDFKYSISMTTRKKREGEVDGVDYFFKTKEEFEALIEQDKFIEYAQYVGNYYGTPVDYVEQTMADGHDVFLEIEVEGAKQVREKFPEALFIFLAPPNLTQLEERLVNRGTDSPEIIRHRIDEAKRELKLMNLYDYVVINDDVDLARGRVQCIVEASHMRRARVESKLRKMLLEVNQ from the coding sequence ATGACTTCAGACAAGGGACTGCTGATCGTCCTCTCCGGCCCTTCCGGTGTAGGCAAGGGAACGGTCAGAAAGGCGATCTTTGAACATCCGGAGACGGATTTCAAATACTCGATTTCAATGACGACGAGGAAAAAGCGTGAAGGCGAAGTGGATGGCGTGGACTATTTCTTCAAGACGAAGGAGGAGTTCGAGGCGCTGATAGAGCAGGACAAATTTATCGAGTACGCCCAATATGTCGGCAATTACTACGGTACGCCGGTAGACTATGTGGAGCAGACGATGGCCGACGGTCATGATGTCTTTTTGGAAATTGAAGTTGAAGGCGCGAAGCAGGTCAGGGAAAAGTTCCCCGAGGCGCTTTTCATCTTCCTTGCGCCTCCCAACCTGACGCAGCTGGAAGAGCGGCTCGTCAACCGTGGCACGGATTCACCGGAAATCATCAGACATCGCATCGATGAGGCGAAACGCGAGCTGAAACTGATGAACCTGTATGACTATGTTGTAATCAATGATGATGTGGATCTGGCACGCGGACGGGTACAGTGCATCGTCGAAGCGTCTCATATGAGGCGTGCCCGTGTAGAATCCAAACTAAGAAAAATGCTGTTGGAGGTTAATCAATAA
- the rpoZ gene encoding DNA-directed RNA polymerase subunit omega, whose protein sequence is MLYPPIHELKKNVDSKYLVVTMAAKRARHLQDHPDDLVLDEYQTLKTVSRALEEIAENKVKEKH, encoded by the coding sequence ATGCTATACCCACCTATACATGAACTGAAAAAGAACGTCGATTCAAAATATCTTGTGGTCACAATGGCTGCCAAGCGTGCACGCCATCTGCAGGACCACCCGGATGATCTTGTGCTGGATGAATACCAGACATTGAAGACGGTAAGCCGGGCACTTGAAGAGATTGCTGAAAACAAAGTTAAAGAAAAACACTAG
- the coaBC gene encoding bifunctional phosphopantothenoylcysteine decarboxylase/phosphopantothenate--cysteine ligase CoaBC: MANIVIGVTGGIAAYKAVDLTSKLIQAGHEVRVVLTDNALEFITPLAFQAISRNHVYTNTFKEEDPSVISHISIGEWADIIVVAPITANTISKLACGIYDNMLLNVLAANTKPVVLAPAMNVHMYNQPAIRRNMEILMDDGYHFIDSESGFLACGYNAKGRMANVPEIKQYVEELLLKGGSLEGKKVLVTAGPTQESIDPIRYITNHSSGRMGYAIAEAAQKRGAEVVLVSGPVDLAQPAGVDVIDAVSTEEMFTAVKSHMDADLGIFTAAVSDFTPISRMEGKMKKEKGQETVSIDLKKTPDILQHAGENSTNMYVVGFAAETDNVEQYAQDKLKRKNADCIVMNDVSDTSIGMNSADNEVVMLFREGEPVPFEKMDKRALAEQIIDTLVQRWLG; encoded by the coding sequence ATGGCAAATATTGTAATCGGAGTCACCGGTGGCATTGCCGCATATAAAGCTGTAGACCTTACGAGCAAGCTGATCCAGGCGGGACACGAAGTCCGTGTGGTACTGACGGACAATGCCCTCGAGTTCATCACGCCGTTGGCATTCCAGGCCATCAGCCGCAACCACGTCTATACGAACACTTTCAAGGAAGAGGATCCGTCAGTAATTTCCCACATCAGCATCGGGGAATGGGCGGATATCATTGTTGTTGCACCCATAACCGCCAATACAATCAGCAAGCTGGCATGCGGCATCTATGACAATATGCTGCTCAATGTCCTTGCTGCCAACACCAAGCCCGTCGTCCTGGCGCCTGCGATGAATGTGCATATGTACAACCAGCCGGCCATCCGCCGCAATATGGAGATACTGATGGATGATGGGTACCATTTCATCGATTCGGAATCGGGCTTTCTTGCCTGCGGATACAATGCCAAAGGGCGCATGGCCAACGTGCCTGAAATCAAGCAGTATGTGGAGGAGCTTCTGCTGAAGGGTGGCAGCCTGGAAGGGAAGAAGGTCCTGGTGACCGCCGGGCCGACGCAGGAGTCGATCGATCCAATCCGCTACATCACCAACCATTCCAGCGGCAGGATGGGCTATGCAATCGCCGAAGCGGCACAAAAGCGCGGTGCGGAAGTCGTGCTCGTCAGCGGTCCCGTCGATCTGGCACAGCCGGCGGGGGTCGACGTCATCGATGCCGTTTCCACCGAAGAGATGTTCACGGCGGTGAAGTCGCATATGGATGCGGACCTCGGCATATTCACAGCCGCCGTCAGCGATTTTACCCCCATCTCGAGGATGGAAGGCAAAATGAAGAAGGAAAAGGGTCAGGAGACCGTCTCCATCGATTTGAAGAAGACACCGGACATCCTCCAGCATGCCGGGGAAAACAGCACGAACATGTATGTCGTCGGATTTGCGGCGGAGACCGATAATGTCGAGCAGTATGCACAGGACAAGCTGAAGCGCAAGAACGCCGACTGCATCGTGATGAACGATGTATCGGACACATCGATCGGCATGAACAGCGCCGACAATGAAGTGGTCATGCTGTTCAGGGAAGGGGAGCCGGTGCCATTCGAAAAGATGGACAAGCGGGCGCTTGCGGAGCAGATCATCGACACCCTCGTCCAAAGGTGGCTCGGATGA
- the priA gene encoding primosomal protein N', whose product MFASVIVDIPSKSVNQVFDYRIPDGMEDLIKVGHRVLVPFGRRTIQGYVMKLQDTTDFDPSRIKEIARTLDIEPVLTEEMITIAKHLADYYVDQYISVIETILPAALKANYRKVLKLAEGHTTEAEAALAEISGGAEVEPKRLDPEELRRLSPHLKSGDIQEETVIRQHTRKKTALAVYSLKQQGADLSRAKKQQELLDVIDGSSEPLFVRDLVNDGFSNHLINALHKKGYIEKVEREVERDPYSGRIFTSDPPKVLNPEQQHAYGRIMEALDAQQAKTFLLHGITGSGKTEVYLQVIQKVLEEGRTAIMLVPEIALTPQMVNRFKRRFGDDVAVLHSGLSHGEKYDEWRKIKEGRARVSVGARSSIFAPFENVGAIIVDEEHETTYKQGDRPMYHAIEVAKFRSRYHKCPLILGTATPSLETYARSEKGVYERLELTERAGTKVLPEISVVDMSEEHRTGNTSIISKPLEAAIRIRIERGEQAVLLLNRRGYSNFQICQNCGHVPMCPNCDISLTYHKSNRSLLCHYCGYEGAVHHTCDNCQSDDVTFRGTGTEKVEEILRDMFDAEVVRMDNDTTRRKGMHEKLLDHFEREEIPILLGTQMIAKGLDYPKVTLVGVLNADTMLNLPDFRANEKTYQLLTQVSGRAGRHELTGEVIFQTYNPTHYAIQLAKENDYRRFYEKEMAFRRLARYSPYFFHVLFTVSSEDIRKCLKATSHIHDTLIQKVSDQSIIVGPSPSPLERINRQYRFQILLKYKREPELLEMLNSLDEHYHEAYRTEGISLRIDVDPLVIM is encoded by the coding sequence ATGTTTGCTTCAGTCATTGTTGATATACCCAGCAAAAGTGTCAATCAGGTGTTCGACTACCGCATTCCGGATGGAATGGAGGATCTGATCAAAGTGGGCCACCGGGTGCTCGTCCCCTTCGGACGGCGGACGATACAGGGATATGTGATGAAATTGCAGGACACCACTGATTTTGACCCATCAAGAATCAAGGAGATCGCCCGCACGCTCGATATAGAACCCGTGCTGACCGAAGAGATGATCACCATTGCCAAGCATCTGGCGGACTATTACGTCGACCAGTACATCAGTGTGATCGAGACGATTCTGCCGGCTGCGCTGAAGGCGAACTACAGGAAGGTGCTCAAGCTCGCGGAAGGCCATACCACAGAAGCCGAAGCGGCACTTGCGGAGATTTCCGGCGGGGCTGAAGTCGAGCCGAAACGGCTGGACCCTGAGGAGCTGAGGAGGCTCTCCCCCCATCTGAAGTCGGGGGATATCCAGGAAGAGACCGTCATCAGGCAGCATACACGGAAGAAGACGGCACTCGCCGTCTATTCACTGAAGCAGCAGGGCGCCGACCTGTCGCGTGCCAAAAAGCAGCAGGAGCTCCTGGATGTGATCGACGGATCGTCCGAACCGCTTTTCGTCAGGGATCTCGTCAATGACGGATTCTCCAATCATCTGATCAATGCGCTGCATAAAAAAGGGTATATCGAAAAGGTTGAACGGGAAGTGGAACGGGACCCATACAGCGGACGCATCTTCACAAGTGATCCGCCGAAAGTGCTGAACCCCGAGCAGCAGCATGCCTACGGCAGGATCATGGAGGCGCTGGATGCACAGCAGGCGAAGACATTCCTTCTTCACGGCATTACGGGAAGCGGCAAGACGGAAGTCTATCTCCAGGTCATCCAGAAGGTGCTCGAAGAAGGGCGTACGGCAATCATGCTTGTGCCCGAAATTGCCCTGACGCCCCAGATGGTCAACCGCTTCAAGAGGCGGTTCGGTGATGATGTAGCAGTGCTGCATTCAGGGCTTTCCCATGGTGAAAAATACGATGAGTGGCGCAAGATCAAAGAGGGACGGGCGCGCGTTTCCGTCGGTGCAAGAAGCAGTATTTTTGCCCCGTTCGAAAACGTCGGTGCCATCATCGTCGATGAGGAGCATGAAACAACATACAAACAGGGTGACCGTCCGATGTATCATGCAATCGAAGTGGCGAAGTTCAGAAGCAGATACCACAAATGTCCACTGATACTGGGTACGGCCACACCAAGCCTTGAAACGTATGCACGGAGTGAAAAGGGTGTGTATGAACGTCTGGAGCTGACGGAACGGGCCGGCACGAAAGTGCTTCCGGAAATCAGTGTCGTGGACATGTCGGAAGAGCACCGGACCGGCAACACATCAATCATCTCCAAGCCGCTCGAAGCGGCGATCCGTATACGGATCGAAAGAGGGGAGCAGGCGGTGCTGCTACTCAACAGGCGCGGCTACTCCAACTTCCAGATCTGTCAGAACTGCGGACACGTACCGATGTGCCCAAACTGCGACATTTCCCTGACCTACCACAAGTCGAACCGGAGCCTGCTCTGCCACTACTGTGGATATGAAGGCGCCGTCCACCATACGTGCGACAACTGTCAGAGTGATGATGTGACATTCAGGGGGACGGGCACCGAGAAGGTCGAGGAGATCCTCCGGGACATGTTCGATGCGGAAGTGGTCCGTATGGATAATGATACGACGAGAAGGAAAGGGATGCATGAAAAGCTGCTGGATCATTTTGAACGGGAGGAGATTCCGATTCTGCTCGGTACACAGATGATCGCCAAAGGGCTGGATTATCCCAAAGTGACCCTTGTCGGCGTACTGAATGCCGATACGATGCTCAACCTCCCTGATTTCAGGGCCAATGAGAAGACATACCAGCTGCTGACACAGGTTTCAGGCCGGGCAGGGCGTCATGAACTGACGGGGGAAGTCATTTTCCAGACATACAACCCGACCCATTACGCAATACAGCTGGCGAAGGAAAACGACTATCGGCGCTTCTATGAGAAGGAGATGGCATTCAGGCGTCTGGCCCGCTATTCACCATACTTTTTCCATGTCCTGTTCACCGTTTCAAGCGAGGACATCAGAAAGTGCCTGAAGGCGACAAGCCATATCCATGATACACTGATCCAGAAAGTTTCAGACCAGTCGATCATCGTCGGTCCATCACCGAGCCCGCTCGAACGCATCAACCGGCAGTACCGCTTCCAGATACTGCTCAAGTACAAAAGGGAGCCGGAACTGCTTGAAATGCTCAATTCACTGGATGAACACTACCACGAGGCATACAGGACCGAAGGCATTTCGCTCCGGATCGACGTAGATCCGCTCGTGATCATGTAG
- the fmt gene encoding methionyl-tRNA formyltransferase yields MTDTIIFMGTPDFSVPILEKLHGEYNVAMVISQPDKPVGRKRVMTPPPVAKAAKALGIPLFQPDRIRDEAAIGEIESIGPDLIITAAYGQILPKALLEVPRLGAVNVHASLLPRHRGGAPIHRAIMEGDDETGVTLMYMAEGLDSGDIISSTATQIRDSDDTGMLHDRLSQMGAELLMEALPDILAGRNARTPQDESSVTVSPNISKQDERLEWSKDARTVFNHIRGLSPWPGAYTEIDGKRLKIYGANPPEGTSKDAPGTIVGMTPDGMKIACGDGGMIEVTEVQLAGKKRTDASEFAAGRQNIAGTVLGQVE; encoded by the coding sequence ATGACAGATACAATCATTTTTATGGGGACACCGGATTTTTCAGTGCCGATACTGGAAAAGCTCCACGGCGAGTACAATGTCGCAATGGTCATCAGCCAGCCGGACAAGCCGGTGGGCAGGAAACGGGTGATGACGCCCCCGCCTGTCGCGAAGGCGGCAAAAGCACTCGGCATCCCGCTGTTCCAGCCGGACCGCATACGGGACGAAGCGGCCATCGGAGAGATTGAAAGCATAGGGCCGGACCTGATCATTACGGCGGCCTATGGACAGATACTGCCGAAGGCATTGCTCGAGGTGCCGCGCCTCGGCGCAGTCAATGTCCACGCCTCCCTCCTGCCGAGGCACAGGGGCGGCGCGCCGATCCATCGTGCCATCATGGAAGGGGACGATGAGACCGGTGTGACCCTCATGTACATGGCCGAAGGCCTGGACAGCGGAGATATCATCAGCAGCACGGCTACACAGATCAGGGATTCCGATGATACAGGGATGCTGCACGACAGACTGTCTCAGATGGGCGCAGAGCTGCTCATGGAGGCATTGCCGGACATCCTCGCAGGAAGGAACGCCCGCACCCCGCAGGATGAATCTTCCGTTACGGTGAGCCCCAACATTTCAAAACAAGATGAACGGCTCGAATGGTCGAAGGACGCCCGCACTGTATTCAACCATATCCGGGGGCTGTCGCCGTGGCCGGGCGCCTATACGGAAATCGACGGGAAGCGCCTCAAGATCTATGGCGCGAATCCACCGGAGGGTACCTCAAAAGATGCACCTGGCACGATCGTCGGGATGACTCCGGACGGCATGAAGATCGCATGTGGAGACGGTGGCATGATAGAGGTTACAGAAGTGCAGCTGGCCGGCAAGAAGCGCACAGACGCATCAGAATTCGCAGCAGGCAGGCAGAACATCGCCGGCACTGTGCTCGGGCAGGTGGAGTAG
- the rsmB gene encoding 16S rRNA (cytosine(967)-C(5))-methyltransferase RsmB, translating to MTVRELALDAYSRVVDEGSYSNIILNDMISREDLPANDRGLLTEVVYGTISRQLTIHFYIRPFIRTKLKRWQKNLLDITVYQIVWLERVPNYAAINEAVEIAKNRGGPQAANAVNGILRNFERKPLRSFDDIRSDVVRLSIEASIPEWIISHWKTHHGMDGARDIAMALGSRPKMYIRTNTSRISRPALVERLHEEGFGAVPSEIQADAIEVGGEVIQSRFYQEGLFSIQDVSSMLVNDALAPQADDTILDACSAPGGKGLHALEKTPSGHVDLSDIHDHKIPLIEEQARRLGLSNHEAFQGDATQKAYPRKYDRIIVDAPCSGLGVIRRKPEIRYERKAEDIDSLVALQLEILSNVKNYLKPGGVLVYSTCTIHQMENENVAYTFMKENEDIEFDPFTLEAFDFEGPYRQILPQEAGTDGFFIARFRKKEK from the coding sequence ATGACAGTACGTGAACTGGCGCTGGATGCCTACAGCCGAGTGGTGGACGAAGGCAGCTACAGCAATATCATACTGAACGACATGATCAGCAGGGAAGACTTGCCGGCCAACGATCGGGGGCTGCTTACCGAGGTCGTCTATGGTACAATTTCCAGGCAGCTGACCATACACTTCTACATCAGACCGTTCATCCGTACAAAGCTGAAGCGCTGGCAGAAGAATCTGCTGGATATCACCGTCTATCAGATTGTGTGGCTTGAACGTGTGCCGAACTATGCTGCAATAAACGAAGCGGTGGAAATCGCGAAAAACCGCGGCGGACCGCAGGCTGCCAATGCAGTCAATGGCATACTCCGCAATTTTGAGCGGAAACCGCTCCGGAGCTTCGATGATATCAGGAGTGATGTCGTCCGCCTGTCGATTGAAGCGAGCATACCGGAATGGATCATTTCACATTGGAAGACCCATCACGGCATGGACGGGGCACGGGACATCGCCATGGCGCTCGGCAGCAGGCCGAAGATGTATATACGTACGAACACTTCACGCATCAGCCGGCCGGCACTCGTCGAAAGGCTGCATGAGGAAGGGTTCGGCGCGGTGCCTTCCGAAATACAGGCGGATGCCATCGAAGTGGGTGGCGAGGTGATCCAGTCGAGGTTCTATCAGGAGGGCCTCTTCAGCATCCAGGATGTCAGTTCCATGCTTGTCAATGATGCACTTGCACCGCAAGCGGACGACACCATCCTCGATGCATGCAGCGCCCCCGGCGGAAAAGGGCTGCATGCGCTGGAGAAGACGCCTTCCGGCCATGTTGACCTGTCGGATATACATGACCACAAGATCCCATTGATAGAGGAGCAGGCCCGGCGCCTTGGCCTTTCCAACCATGAAGCATTCCAGGGGGATGCCACACAGAAGGCATACCCAAGAAAATATGACCGCATCATCGTAGATGCGCCGTGCTCCGGTCTCGGTGTAATCCGCAGAAAACCGGAAATAAGATATGAACGGAAAGCGGAGGATATAGACAGTCTTGTCGCCCTCCAGCTGGAAATCCTATCCAACGTAAAAAATTATTTGAAGCCTGGCGGCGTACTCGTCTATTCGACGTGCACCATCCATCAGATGGAAAATGAAAATGTCGCCTACACATTCATGAAGGAGAATGAAGATATCGAGTTTGATCCGTTCACCCTCGAGGCATTTGATTTTGAAGGTCCATACCGGCAGATCCTGCCCCAGGAGGCAGGAACCGACGGGTTCTTCATAGCCAGGTTCAGAAAGAAGGAAAAATAA
- the rlmN gene encoding 23S rRNA (adenine(2503)-C(2))-methyltransferase RlmN, giving the protein MIQRPPKKPIKNNRQPDFDRPSIYSLSLSDLEDLAIGWGEEKYRGGQIFEWLYTHRADHFDDMLNLPKAMREALAENYSIDPLETVVRQESEDGTMKFLFRLRDGYTIETVLMRHDYGNSVCVTTQVGCQIGCSFCASTLGGLKRNLEAGEIVSQVVQIQKALDETNERVSSIVIMGIGEPFENYVQMMQFIRIINHDAGLNIGARHITVSTSGIVPRIYDFADEDIQINFAVSLHAADNETRTRLMPINKAYDIDKLMDSLKYYQQQTNRRVTFEYGLFGGVNDQPEHAKALSELISDLKCHVNLIPVNHVPERNYVRTSKDDIFDFLETLNECGVNATLRREQGTDIDAACGQLRAKESKQETGE; this is encoded by the coding sequence ATGATTCAAAGACCACCAAAAAAACCGATAAAGAACAACAGACAGCCCGATTTCGACCGCCCGTCCATCTACTCGCTATCCCTTTCGGATCTTGAAGATCTCGCCATCGGATGGGGAGAGGAGAAGTATCGCGGCGGACAGATATTCGAATGGCTCTACACACACCGTGCCGACCATTTCGATGATATGTTGAATCTGCCGAAGGCAATGCGGGAGGCACTGGCTGAAAACTACAGCATCGACCCCCTCGAGACCGTCGTCAGACAGGAGAGCGAGGACGGCACAATGAAATTCCTGTTCCGTCTGCGGGACGGCTATACGATTGAAACGGTGCTGATGCGCCATGACTACGGCAATTCAGTATGTGTGACGACCCAGGTCGGCTGCCAGATCGGCTGCAGCTTCTGCGCCTCCACACTTGGAGGATTGAAGCGTAACCTGGAGGCGGGTGAAATCGTCTCGCAGGTCGTACAGATACAGAAGGCACTGGACGAAACGAACGAACGTGTCAGCAGCATTGTCATCATGGGCATCGGAGAACCGTTCGAAAACTACGTCCAGATGATGCAGTTCATAAGGATCATCAACCACGACGCGGGGCTGAACATCGGCGCACGCCACATCACAGTCTCCACAAGCGGCATCGTGCCGAGGATCTACGATTTTGCAGATGAGGACATCCAGATCAACTTTGCCGTCAGCCTGCATGCAGCGGACAATGAGACACGTACAAGGCTGATGCCGATCAATAAAGCCTATGACATCGACAAGCTGATGGACTCGCTCAAGTACTATCAGCAGCAGACGAACCGGAGAGTCACTTTCGAATACGGCCTGTTCGGTGGCGTCAACGACCAGCCGGAACATGCGAAGGCATTGAGCGAACTGATCAGCGATCTGAAATGCCATGTCAATCTGATTCCGGTCAACCACGTGCCGGAACGCAACTATGTCCGGACGAGCAAAGACGATATATTCGATTTTCTTGAAACATTGAATGAATGCGGTGTGAATGCCACACTCCGGAGAGAGCAGGGCACTGACATCGATGCGGCCTGCGGACAGCTCAGGGCAAAAGAATCCAAACAGGAGACGGGGGAGTAG
- a CDS encoding Stp1/IreP family PP2C-type Ser/Thr phosphatase, translating to MKVIDQSIRGDYRDLNEDVTGIFQNGTGQTLMLVSDGMGGHRYGDVASRFVHDEIGAAWKNENLLNVEDGVEFLRHLVMDVNRKMFDYQQENPEYQGMGTTLVLAAVIEETIIILNVGDSRAYAMNDRMIEQVTKDHSFVNMLVDAGEITEAEAKVHPKRNIITKAMGTDRLIQADVFRLRNRQYDYLLLASDGLTDDPEDSELHAIITRGGRTLEEKASQLVDQALKSGSTDNISLVLADLKVSEGD from the coding sequence TTGAAAGTCATCGATCAGAGTATTCGGGGGGATTACAGGGATCTCAACGAAGATGTTACAGGTATTTTCCAGAATGGCACGGGGCAGACGCTGATGCTCGTATCGGATGGCATGGGTGGCCACCGGTACGGGGATGTCGCAAGCCGGTTTGTACATGACGAGATAGGGGCGGCATGGAAAAATGAAAACTTGCTGAATGTTGAAGATGGTGTGGAATTCCTGCGCCATCTGGTGATGGACGTCAATAGGAAGATGTTCGACTACCAACAGGAAAATCCGGAATACCAGGGCATGGGTACGACGCTCGTGCTGGCAGCTGTGATCGAAGAGACAATCATCATTCTCAACGTAGGCGATTCAAGGGCCTATGCCATGAATGACCGCATGATCGAACAGGTGACGAAGGACCACTCCTTCGTCAATATGCTGGTTGATGCGGGGGAGATCACCGAAGCCGAGGCCAAGGTGCATCCGAAGCGCAATATCATCACAAAGGCGATGGGCACCGACCGTCTGATCCAGGCGGACGTCTTCAGGCTGAGGAACAGGCAGTACGACTATCTGCTGCTTGCTTCCGATGGGCTGACGGACGACCCCGAGGACAGTGAACTGCACGCCATTATCACCCGGGGCGGGCGGACACTTGAAGAGAAGGCTTCGCAGCTGGTGGACCAGGCGTTGAAAAGCGGATCCACCGACAATATCAGCCTCGTTCTGGCCGATCTGAAAGTGAGTGAAGGGGATTGA
- the pknB gene encoding Stk1 family PASTA domain-containing Ser/Thr kinase → MIGRIVSDRYEVMKYLGGGMSSVYLARDIILDREVVVKLIKVDHHNREKSKARFQREVESTIHLAHPNIVSVLDVDESEEYHLLVTEVVHGPTLKEFIRDNHPVAVEEAIRISEMTLRGIRHAHNAGIIHRDIKPQNILMNEAQQIKITDFGIAKALSDTKMTETNQVMGSVQYISPEQAKGQKTDERTDIYSFGIVLYELLTGTLPFDGETAVSVALKHISEPLPEISHHRQIPEDLAHIVYRCTKKDPYDRYRQVDEILHDLNDFKEGRTIGKVPEGKDEEKTAGTAAAVPAASDVDDDVEAEPRRKKRRALLWTVPLFLIMAALLMAGFMLWQGNNTVMMPDMQEMTMEEAEPLLEENGLVLGDVTEEYSSTFEADRIIETSPKAGIEMEKGSTVDFVVSMGEEPYVMEDFTGEQYNSVRGSIDAIGLSSVEIDEIYDDSEPGTILSQSIEAGDEVDPAEEALRLEISQGLETVEIQDYMGQPYETAESALTAQGFNVEVIQESYSSEVESGHVISQDPSYGNFVPGSTIRMIVSLGEEPPDEKQFAKEITIPYEPEADSEEEPTGEGSGDGAEDEGSEEEEEAEAKTVEVYVDDKDHSIDEVFDTLEITEDTEYTLNLIIQEGGTASYRIEVDGETVREEEIPYE, encoded by the coding sequence TTGATCGGCCGGATCGTCTCCGATCGCTATGAAGTGATGAAGTATCTGGGCGGCGGAATGAGTTCCGTCTATCTGGCCCGGGACATCATCCTGGATCGGGAAGTGGTCGTAAAGCTGATCAAAGTGGACCATCATAATCGTGAAAAGTCGAAGGCGCGCTTCCAGCGTGAAGTGGAAAGCACCATCCACCTTGCCCATCCGAACATCGTCAGTGTACTGGATGTCGACGAATCCGAGGAATACCATCTGCTGGTGACGGAAGTCGTCCATGGACCGACGCTCAAGGAGTTCATCCGGGACAATCATCCGGTCGCAGTCGAGGAAGCCATCAGGATCAGTGAAATGACGCTGAGGGGCATCAGGCATGCACACAATGCCGGAATCATCCACAGGGACATAAAGCCGCAGAACATACTTATGAATGAAGCGCAGCAGATCAAAATCACCGATTTCGGCATCGCCAAAGCGCTCAGCGACACGAAGATGACGGAAACCAACCAGGTGATGGGATCCGTCCAGTACATCTCCCCGGAACAGGCCAAGGGACAGAAGACGGACGAGCGGACGGATATATACTCATTCGGCATCGTCCTCTATGAGCTTCTTACAGGGACGCTGCCATTCGATGGAGAGACGGCTGTGTCGGTCGCCCTGAAGCACATATCGGAACCCCTGCCGGAAATCTCGCATCATCGGCAGATTCCCGAGGATCTCGCCCATATCGTCTACAGGTGTACAAAGAAGGATCCATATGACCGCTATCGCCAGGTGGATGAGATCCTCCATGACCTGAACGATTTCAAGGAGGGGCGGACTATAGGCAAAGTGCCTGAAGGGAAAGATGAGGAGAAGACGGCCGGGACCGCCGCGGCCGTACCCGCTGCTTCCGATGTGGACGATGACGTGGAAGCGGAGCCCCGCAGAAAAAAGCGGCGTGCACTTTTGTGGACGGTTCCGTTGTTCCTGATCATGGCTGCCCTTCTGATGGCCGGATTCATGCTGTGGCAGGGCAATAATACGGTGATGATGCCGGACATGCAGGAGATGACCATGGAGGAGGCGGAGCCGCTGCTCGAGGAGAACGGACTGGTCCTTGGAGATGTCACCGAGGAATACAGCAGTACCTTTGAAGCCGACAGGATCATTGAAACATCACCGAAGGCCGGCATCGAGATGGAGAAGGGATCGACAGTGGATTTTGTTGTCAGCATGGGCGAAGAACCATACGTGATGGAGGATTTCACCGGTGAACAGTACAACAGTGTGAGGGGCTCGATCGATGCCATCGGGCTCAGTTCGGTGGAGATTGATGAAATCTATGATGATTCTGAACCGGGAACCATCCTATCGCAGTCCATCGAGGCTGGAGATGAGGTGGATCCGGCGGAGGAAGCCCTGAGGCTCGAGATTTCACAGGGACTTGAGACTGTGGAAATACAGGACTACATGGGCCAGCCCTACGAGACAGCGGAAAGCGCACTCACTGCCCAAGGGTTTAATGTCGAAGTGATACAGGAGTCCTACAGCAGTGAAGTGGAGAGCGGCCATGTCATCAGCCAGGATCCGAGCTACGGCAATTTCGTACCGGGGTCTACAATCCGCATGATCGTCTCCCTCGGTGAAGAGCCACCGGATGAAAAGCAGTTTGCCAAAGAGATCACCATACCTTATGAGCCGGAAGCGGATTCCGAAGAGGAGCCGACCGGGGAAGGAAGTGGGGATGGGGCGGAAGACGAAGGCAGCGAAGAGGAAGAGGAAGCCGAGGCTAAAACTGTGGAAGTCTACGTCGATGACAAGGACCATTCTATCGATGAGGTATTTGATACTCTGGAGATTACAGAGGATACCGAGTATACGCTCAATCTCATCATCCAGGAAGGCGGGACGGCTTCCTACCGCATTGAAGTCGACGGGGAAACCGTGCGTGAAGAAGAGATTCCATATGAGTAA